A single region of the uncultured Flavobacterium sp. genome encodes:
- a CDS encoding GyrI-like domain-containing protein, translated as MDKLDLTKTDKVYYTATTKPQLIHIEKAHYLSIVGKGDPSESAFSDNIQALYATAYAIKFIFKASNNDFVVPKLEGLWSFDEEKYSNISMDEAPSKIPRSEWNYRLMIRMPDFVTKEQVETAIDIVTTKKQIKLASKIEFYEMTEGKVIQILHVGPFDNEPETLKLIQAFSKENNLQKNGTHHEIYLSDFRKTSPDKLKTILREPVK; from the coding sequence ATGGATAAATTAGACTTAACAAAGACAGATAAGGTATATTATACCGCTACAACGAAACCTCAATTAATTCATATTGAAAAAGCTCATTATTTATCAATTGTAGGTAAAGGTGATCCATCAGAATCAGCTTTTTCAGATAATATTCAGGCATTGTATGCAACAGCTTATGCCATAAAATTTATATTCAAAGCCTCAAATAATGATTTTGTGGTTCCTAAACTTGAAGGTTTATGGAGTTTTGATGAAGAAAAATACAGCAATATTTCTATGGATGAAGCACCTTCAAAAATCCCCAGAAGCGAATGGAATTACAGACTTATGATCCGTATGCCCGATTTTGTCACCAAAGAACAAGTTGAAACTGCTATTGATATTGTCACCACCAAAAAGCAAATAAAATTAGCAAGCAAAATCGAATTTTATGAAATGACAGAAGGTAAAGTAATCCAAATTCTTCATGTTGGTCCTTTTGATAATGAACCTGAAACGCTTAAACTAATTCAGGCCTTTTCTAAAGAAAACAATTTGCAGAAAAACGGAACGCATCATGAAATCTATTTATCTGATTTCCGTAAAACTTCGCCGGATAAATTGAAAACAATACTAAGAGAACCCGTTAAATAG